In one Oncorhynchus nerka isolate Pitt River linkage group LG7, Oner_Uvic_2.0, whole genome shotgun sequence genomic region, the following are encoded:
- the LOC115132163 gene encoding MRG/MORF4L-binding protein-like isoform X1, which produces MGEAEVVPADEKQADSGISHIEESVVWSQEVEVCLFHAMLGHKPVGVNRHFHMICIRDKFSQNIGRQVSSKVIWDHLGTMYDMSALHESEILPFPNSEKSFNLPDEIIQQVKEGKLVSEDDVKDDFKEERDPPAMHEEGSNSSVKMTERVGSKDKDRERDREKGSAEGGPGKEAADKRKRNRATEKVLNSSSNPSSPGGAKRRRT; this is translated from the exons ATGGGGGAAGCCGAGGTTGTTCCAGCCGACGAAAAACAGGCGGACTCGGGGATCAGTCACATCGAAGAATCGGTGGTATGGAGTCAAGAAGTCGAGGTGTGCCTGTTCCATGCAATGCTAGGTCACAAACCCGTAG GGGTAAATCGTCACTTTCACATGATCTGCATCCGGGATAAATTCAGCCAGAATATTGGGAGGCAAGTGTCATCAAAGGTGATCTGGGACCACCTGGGAACTATGTATGACATGTCAGCCTTG CATGAGTCTGAAATATTGCCGTTTCCCAACTCAGAGAAGAGCTTCAATCTTCCAGACGAGATTATTCAACAAGTAAAAGAAG GTAAACTGGTATCCGAGGACGACGTGAAAGACGATTTCAAAGAAGAACGAGACCCCCCAGCCATGCATGAAGAAG GCAGCAACTCCTCAGTGAAGATGACAGAGAGGGTAGGCAGCAAAGacaaggacagagaaagagaccgagagaaGGGTTCCGCTGAGGGCGGCCCGGGGAAGGAGGCAGCAGACAAGAGGAAGAGGAACCGTGCCACTGAGAAGGTGCTCAACTCCAGCAGCAACCCCTCCAGCCCCGGTGGAGCCAAGCGGAGAAGGACGTAG
- the LOC115132163 gene encoding MRG/MORF4L-binding protein-like isoform X2, which yields MGEAEVVPADEKQADSGISHIEESVVWSQEVEVCLFHAMLGHKPVGVNRHFHMICIRDKFSQNIGRQVSSKVIWDHLGTMYDMSALHESEILPFPNSEKSFNLPDEIIQQVKEGKLVSEDDVKDDFKEERDPPAMHEEGLSPSMAAGQDFERYGQKDSFDLFQNSSLTPVQTSS from the exons ATGGGGGAAGCCGAGGTTGTTCCAGCCGACGAAAAACAGGCGGACTCGGGGATCAGTCACATCGAAGAATCGGTGGTATGGAGTCAAGAAGTCGAGGTGTGCCTGTTCCATGCAATGCTAGGTCACAAACCCGTAG GGGTAAATCGTCACTTTCACATGATCTGCATCCGGGATAAATTCAGCCAGAATATTGGGAGGCAAGTGTCATCAAAGGTGATCTGGGACCACCTGGGAACTATGTATGACATGTCAGCCTTG CATGAGTCTGAAATATTGCCGTTTCCCAACTCAGAGAAGAGCTTCAATCTTCCAGACGAGATTATTCAACAAGTAAAAGAAG GTAAACTGGTATCCGAGGACGACGTGAAAGACGATTTCAAAGAAGAACGAGACCCCCCAGCCATGCATGAAGAAG GTCTGAGTCCCAGTATGGCTGCTGGCCAGGATTTTGAGAGGTATGGACAGAAGGACTCTTTCGATCTGTTCCAAAACTCCAGCTTGACCCCAGTACAGACCAGCTCATAA